The Kogia breviceps isolate mKogBre1 chromosome 2, mKogBre1 haplotype 1, whole genome shotgun sequence genome segment AGAAGGGTTAGCAGTGAAGCTTCTTTGCTTTACTGAACAAATGATGTAGGTTTACAATAGAGGGAGTGCTTTTGAGCTGAAGGAAACCAGAATATATTTCTAGATAGAGAGGAAGGTGCCAAGATGGAGAGAGAGTTTGGAATGGCAAGGGAAAGGAGGTGACTGAAGAGAGGCCCTGAAGAGGTAGAAAGATTGGGATCAGGcgcacaggaggaggaggagctgtcGTGGCAAGAACAGGAACGCTTCTGCCTCTTGAGAAGATACTAAGGTACAGAGAAGTTTGGAAGTGAGGCAGAAAGATTGAGGCAGTTTATGTAAGTGGGCTTGGCTTTTGGGAAAGTTGGAGTAAAGGCCATTTGCTTTGAGTCGGGATGGGGAAGGGAATTGAGGATGTGAGAAGCAGGCAAATGGTTTGGAAGTCAGTGTATAAAATGGTGTACAgaatcacaagtaataaatgaGTTACTAAGAAGTGTTGAGGTCCTAGTTGACTTTATAtctattttgatatatatatgtatttatgctgCAGTCTGCCGAATTATGTTTTCATGTTGTAGAGGTACCAAGACTGTTTCACCTCCCTTTTCTTGGTACGTGAgtttatcattttcctttctaaCTAAGATCCTGAAGCTTCTGGATTTTATTTGGTTTAAATAGTTTTCTGATTGCTGCCTGAATTTCTACTTAGACATTTAGAGTACGTAGGCTGAGTATAAATGTCATAGATCAAAAGTGGCCTGCTTCTTTGACATTCCCTAGGTCCTGCCTTGAACTACCATTTGGTAGTTAATTTCACATTCCAGTTATCTAAACAAATCTTAAAGGCATCAcatcttctgtttgttttaaagcCACCAGTGAAGACTATAAGCTTctggaaaatatgaataaactaACCAGCCTGAAGTATCTTGAAATGAAAGATATTGCTATAAACATTAGTAGAAACTTAAAGGACTTAAACCAGAAGTGTAAGTAATCATTTTTTACAATTAAACATGTTTGTATTTAATGTTCTTTTGTGCTTGGggcagtggggaagggaagggaacatggcccctgtcctcagggagctcaTTTTCTAAAAGTGAATTAGAAAATTAAGGTGAATTTCTTCCATTGTGAGGATTAGCATGCTTTGGTGGTATGGTTCTTTCTGCTTCTGGATCTTGATTTGATCCTTTTATTCCTGGAAAAACAGTGAATTAATTTAACAGTGAAATCTATAAAGGACTACTTTATAAACAGAAAACCAGAACATCTATAAATGCTCCTTTAGACTGGtagaatatattttcccattgaCTTATCTTTGTGTTCCCTGTCTTTAGGGCTCTCCTTCTTGGTCTGGGAGTACCCAAGAAACTGAATCAGTAACGGAAAGATTGCTTGAGGAGCAAGGAATTTAAGAGAGGAAAACCAGTAGATGAGAGAGACTTAACTTTGTTTAGGTAGCCATCATACCTGATCAGCTAGCTGTCTTCTAAGGCATCTGCCTGCTAGTGATCAGAATCATGTCACTCCACCCACTCTGTCTTAGGCAGAGCTGGAGAGACACTAGCATGCTTTCCACTTTTTTCTGCACTCTTTGTTGATGTTGTATAAACCTGTggtctgtctttgtttttaaagatgctGGACTACAGCCTTATCTGGATCAGATCAATGTAATTGAGGAGCAGGTAGCAGCTCTTGAGCAGGCAGCCTACAAGTTGGATGCGTATTCAAAAAAACTGGgtaaccatttttatttctgttttgatttgaTGAGGACCCTCCTGCCAGTATGACCTTATATAATAAGATGTTTAACATTTATGATGTACCTACAGTGATgtattttaatcttcacaaaacctCTTGAAAGTAACTTTTTATTAGtgacaataataaaataacatttcctgAGTACATAATGATATATCAGGCACTGTTCTTAATATTTTGCATCTATTATGTTTTTCATCCTTCAGTCTCTGAGGTAAGTACATGATTTTTATCCCGATTCTATTGAAGAGGAAACTGGTTGAAGGGGTTATAACTTGCTTAAGGACACAAAGCTAGTATATAGAAGAGCAATTTCAAACTAGGTCTGATTGATTACAAAGCTCAAGCTCCTTCATTGTGGTTCAGCAGGCTGAAGCATCTTTAATAATGTAGATACATGTCTTAAAAAACAGAGTAGTCAATCAAGGCTTTCTTGAAGGGTTACTTTTCCTTTAAGGAGGAAACTGGTACTAGTATTGATGCCTTGCTAATTGACTCTGGCTCTTATATCCATGGTTAAAAATAATGTAGTTGTTTTTAGCCTAGATataatttaaagattattttatttttatcattgacAGTTGTTGACTTCTTCAAAAGATTGGTTTGTAGCAGACTGAGACATGCGTGGTAGTTAGCAGTTTCATTGTCCACAATTAAATTTACTAAATGGTGACTGTGAACTTTAGAAGGCATTGTGCCAGATGCTTTCAAAGTTTTAAAGACAAAGGGAATCCATAACATTGAGGTTTATTTGATggtcttttaaatttctgtatctttcaaaattgttttcctAGAGTAAGGGATagggataagaaaataaaaggtgaaaCATACTTCTTGAAAGTCCCAGTCTGGCTCTCAGAGGGTGCCTGGGACAGAGCCTGGAGAGGCAATTTCCTGTGCTTTGTAAGGCTCCTGGTGGCTCAAGTGCCAGTAGGTCTGCTTAACCCTGGTGGAGCATCTGAGCAGGTACCGTTGATAGGGTTAGAACTTAGGGAACTCATGTTAGGTTCTCagttctgtgtgtgtatatttgaCTCCTTAAGTTGCGCACATTGATTATATTTGGACAGATATCCAAATATCTGTCCTTAGCTAATATGATAGTTGCCATTTATGGTATGCCTATAATTTGGATACAGTTTGGACAGCTAAGAGGACTGAAgttaatagatattttttaatgtaatagacGTTTTTGAATTTGCCTAGAAATGCTAACTGAAAAGTATCTGTaagagccaattttttttttttttttttttttcggtacgcgggcctctcactgttgtggcctcccccgttgcggagcacaggctccggacgcgcaggctcagcggccatggctcacgggcccagccgctctgcggcatgtgggatcttcccggaccggggcacgaacctgtgtcccctgcatcggcaggcgggctctcaaccactgtgccaccagggaagcccaagagccaattttaaaaggtataacttcttctccctctcccccctgcaGAAGCCAAATACAAGAAGCTGGAGAAGCGATGAAAAGCTTATTCCTGTGGGACAAAGTCTTTTTTAATGTGGCAAGAATGTTTTATAAGACCTGAATCTTGAGGCTGTTGAATTGTCAAAACTCCTCAAAAGGCAACTATGCTGGTCATCCCAGAAACTTCGCAACATTTGAATAAACTGGAGGACTGTGGCTACTCCTGGAAGAACTTTTTCTGAGGCAGAATCCCTCAAAAAACTCACACTTATAACTCCTTACCTTTTACTTGAATGCTTCATCATCCATTCAGGACAGAGACTCTCTCAAAGTTTTCATAAACCTGGACTTGCCAGTAGAATCAAATGAGTGGGCGGTTTTCCCTGGTAGCAGTTGATTActacattattttcttaaatggttGGGTTTTGAGTTACTGTGTAAATGGTGGTTTTTTTCTATTAAGGATGTAATGTATTGCTAACAggattctaaatttaaaaaggaaaacaaaacagtctTGTTCGTGACAGTTTGTCACCTTGTGAATGTCAGTAACTTACTTTTCCATAACattgcaaataacagaaaatcttaaaacaaTTTCAGGCCAAGTCTTCTAGACTGAACAGAAACAGTGCAAGGAGTGTTGTTGCGATCGTTTGGTGTATGGGATGGGCCCCTCCTGTCTGTTCTCTGTATGAGTCAGATGGCTGGGGATGGATATCATCTTAGCATGTGCTCCCTTTTGGAAATACAAGGAcaggatgtgtatgtgtgtgtacgtgttaGGTGGGGAGGTCGGGCTGCCACTCGGGCTGCTACTCattaaataaagcatttttataaaataccttCCTACTTGTGTCTGCAGGGTCAGGGGGGGCTCCCAGGGACCTGTTTTCCTTTCAGACTAAAGACATCAGTGGATGGAGGATACTGACTGACCAGTCTAGTTTGGAAGACAGTCAACCATATCCAGAGTTGGGTGTTAGTGGTTAGGAAGGTGCCTGAGGTCCCCAATTCCATCTCCAAAgagttcttaattttgtttttgtcatttccCACCATTTAAGTTCTAGTCCACCATCATTTATCCCCTTCTTCTCTGGACTGTTGCTGTGGTCTTCTGTTACATATCCCTCCAACCTGCAGTCCAGGCTGCTGGCAGAccaatctttctaaaatgtaaactgGCCACATTTCTCCTGCTTAGATTTCTTTCATGACTTCTCCTGGCCTCTTTGAAAAAGCCAGACTTTTTAAACTTAGAAACCAAACTTTTAATAGTATTTCATATTACTTTTGTGTTTCCGAGGGTGAACTAGTCTAATGTAATTCTCTTTGGCTCTTTCTTAAACTTTCTATAACTTTTTCATACAAAATTTGAAGCATTTAGCCAGATACATAGCCTGACACAAACTAGCATTTTGaaattgatatacatatatagagtGGACAACATCCCCAATTACATTTAGGATATAGGGTTCTCCCAAGATAGAGCTGAAAATACCACAGTTTTaatctttcattctgttaatgtattatattacatttattgatttgtgtgtgttgaatcatctttgcatcccagggataaatcccaacTGATCATGGCAtataagtctttttctttttttttttttttttttgcggtacgcgggcctctcactgttgtggcctctcccgttgcagagcacaggctccggacgcgcaggctcagcggccatggctcacgggcatagccactccgcggcatgtgggatcttcccggaccggggcatgaacccgtgtcccctgcatcggcaggtggactctcaaccactgcgccgccagggaagcccatataagtcttttaatgtgctgttgaatttggtttgctagtatcttgttgagaatttttacatctatattcatcagggatattggcctgtagtttccttttcatGTGgtatccttatctggctttggtatcagggtaatactcaCCTCAtaagatgagtttgggagtgttccctcttcaatttttttggaagagtttgagaaagatcagcattaattcttttttttttttgcattaattctttacatgtttgttagaattcaccagtgaaaccatttgatcctgggcttttctttgttgggaggttttgattactgattcaaaatCGTTACATATTATTGACTTGTTCAGATTTTTTCCTCATGACTCAATCTTGGTAgattatatgtttctaggaatgtatccacttcttctaggttgtccaatttgttggcagaTAATTGCTTACAtagtctttgtatttctgtagtctTCCCTTTCAttcataactttatttatttgagtcctaatttctttttgtcttggttAGTccagctaaagttttgtcaattttgtttatcttttccaaaccaactcttagtttcattattctccatttctctattgcatttatttctgctctaatttttttttttttttttttttttttttttgtggtatgcgagcctctcactgttgtggactctcccgctgcggagtacaggctccggacgcacaggctcagtggccatggctcacgggtccagccgctcagcggcatgtgggatcttcccagaccggggcacgaacccgtgtcccctgcatcggcaggtggattctcaaccactgcaccaccagggaagcctgatttctgctctaatttttattatttcctgccttctgctaaccttgggcttagtttgttc includes the following:
- the BLOC1S2 gene encoding biogenesis of lysosome-related organelles complex 1 subunit 2, with protein sequence MRRDPRTRSSVGPGMAAAAEGVPETHREEPVRDDAAVETAEEAKEPAEADITELCRDMFSKMATYLTGELTATSEDYKLLENMNKLTSLKYLEMKDIAINISRNLKDLNQKYAGLQPYLDQINVIEEQVAALEQAAYKLDAYSKKLEAKYKKLEKR